One Halogeometricum sp. S1BR25-6 DNA segment encodes these proteins:
- a CDS encoding transcription initiation factor IIB, with the protein MATREIYETTFDEDVQTETDSNQCPECDGRVTTNAVETVCEDCGLVVDEQRIDHGPEWRGFDEDERERTGAPLTAARHDRGLSTKIGRGTDANGNELSGQKRRRLARMRREQTRGRFQSKAERNLAHGLSEVRRISSALELSETIRDQACQLFRSAQNEDLLQGRSIEAMAAASVYGACRCNGRPRTLDDITESARVEQSRMTNAYTTLNTELGLPAQPVTPSAFVPRLASELDVSDQIRQRARQLAEASESTGATTGVRPSGFAAACLYKAGREDGRWLTQSDVADVANVSVVTVRTHRDALDELAV; encoded by the coding sequence ATGGCTACCAGAGAGATCTACGAGACGACGTTCGACGAAGACGTCCAAACCGAGACCGACTCGAACCAGTGTCCCGAGTGCGATGGCCGGGTCACCACCAACGCGGTCGAAACCGTCTGCGAGGACTGTGGCCTCGTCGTCGACGAGCAGCGAATCGACCACGGGCCGGAGTGGCGAGGATTCGACGAAGACGAGCGCGAGCGCACAGGCGCTCCGTTGACGGCGGCGCGGCACGATCGTGGGTTGTCGACGAAGATCGGCCGCGGGACCGATGCAAACGGGAACGAACTCTCAGGACAGAAGCGACGGCGGCTCGCTCGGATGCGCCGTGAACAGACGCGTGGGCGGTTTCAGTCGAAAGCCGAACGCAACCTTGCACACGGGCTTAGTGAAGTCCGCCGGATCAGTAGTGCACTCGAACTGTCCGAAACGATCCGTGACCAGGCCTGCCAGCTCTTCCGCAGCGCTCAGAACGAGGACCTCCTGCAGGGCCGGTCGATCGAGGCGATGGCCGCCGCGAGTGTCTACGGCGCGTGTCGGTGTAACGGGCGGCCGCGAACGCTCGACGACATCACCGAGTCGGCGCGCGTCGAGCAATCGCGGATGACGAACGCATACACGACGCTGAATACGGAACTTGGCCTGCCAGCCCAGCCCGTGACGCCCAGCGCGTTCGTTCCGCGGTTGGCGTCGGAGCTCGACGTCTCCGATCAGATCCGGCAGCGGGCTCGGCAGTTGGCGGAAGCATCCGAATCGACCGGAGCAACCACGGGGGTTCGACCATCCGGGTTCGCTGCAGCCTGTCTGTACAAGGCCGGACGCGAAGACGGACGGTGGCTCACCCAGTCGGACGTCGCTGACGTTGCGAACGTCTCGGTGGTCACCGTGCGGACCCACCGCGACGCGCTGGACGAACTGGCTGTCTAA
- a CDS encoding DUF6735 family protein, translated as MGHRALVAYERTDGQYTLHYSHWGAANLKLKHRISAETPFGGDDTDSKWAKQLLAELADGLEADGVDGYLAGEDRPSSVVKPKPRATGLTLDEIVADHLDYLHHEAIFVVSPTFEVTAYRTLWFGLQYDSETVEQGETVGNGALATVRWYDGKPVGDGHLQGQFAALKDVVGDMLDKGVFTPSTAIQYLKRKLAERVGDRQELLIPTGESPFETASLGKP; from the coding sequence ATGGGCCACCGCGCACTCGTTGCGTACGAACGCACAGACGGACAGTACACGCTCCACTACTCTCATTGGGGTGCAGCGAATCTCAAGCTCAAGCACCGAATCTCGGCCGAAACACCGTTCGGTGGCGACGACACCGACTCGAAGTGGGCGAAACAGCTGCTGGCGGAACTGGCCGATGGCCTCGAAGCAGATGGCGTCGACGGCTACCTCGCCGGCGAGGATCGTCCGTCGTCGGTCGTCAAGCCGAAGCCCCGTGCCACCGGGCTCACCCTCGACGAGATCGTCGCGGACCACCTCGACTATCTCCACCACGAGGCGATCTTCGTGGTGTCACCCACCTTCGAGGTGACCGCCTATCGGACGCTGTGGTTCGGGCTGCAGTACGACTCGGAGACGGTCGAACAGGGAGAGACCGTCGGGAACGGCGCGCTCGCGACGGTGCGCTGGTACGACGGCAAGCCGGTCGGCGACGGCCACCTACAGGGACAGTTCGCGGCCCTCAAAGACGTCGTCGGCGACATGCTCGATAAGGGCGTCTTCACGCCGTCAACGGCGATACAGTATCTGAAACGGAAGCTCGCTGAGCGGGTCGGAGACCGACAGGAGCTGCTCATTCCGACCGGAGAATCACCCTTCGAGACAGCGAGTCTCGGCAAGCCGTAA
- a CDS encoding helix-turn-helix domain-containing protein, producing MRELVFALEYEPGCNRVADALADHPDARVRSLSLHATADQLWRVDHATGTPDALDAIEDAFRNSDYYADCLATEDCGATQTTRVLDRTDDTLILYSDWERTPACASVPHIARDHLGDGVLFETRHEGRHYTWRLIHSDEGDVAAFFDSLGVAVGECAQMEMLRTADTTTSAGGGDGTPSGLPPAQEAALQAAVEHGYYESPREVDVGELAEHLDVPRSTLTYRLRRAEEHLAKQHVAGERVAEERLASH from the coding sequence ATGCGCGAACTCGTCTTCGCTCTCGAATACGAGCCCGGCTGCAACAGGGTGGCGGACGCCCTCGCAGACCACCCCGACGCTCGCGTTCGTTCACTCTCGCTGCACGCCACTGCCGACCAGCTCTGGCGAGTCGACCATGCCACCGGCACTCCGGACGCACTCGACGCCATCGAGGACGCGTTTCGCAACAGCGACTACTACGCCGACTGTCTCGCCACCGAGGACTGCGGCGCAACCCAGACCACCCGTGTCCTCGACCGCACGGACGACACGCTCATCCTCTACTCCGACTGGGAGCGGACCCCTGCCTGTGCCTCAGTCCCCCACATCGCCCGCGACCACCTCGGCGACGGTGTGCTGTTCGAGACCCGTCACGAGGGCCGCCACTACACGTGGCGGCTCATTCACTCCGACGAGGGCGATGTGGCGGCGTTCTTCGATTCCCTCGGGGTTGCCGTCGGGGAATGCGCCCAGATGGAGATGCTCCGCACCGCGGATACGACGACATCAGCTGGGGGAGGCGACGGGACACCGAGCGGCCTGCCGCCAGCACAGGAGGCCGCACTCCAGGCCGCTGTCGAACACGGCTACTACGAGTCACCCCGCGAGGTCGACGTCGGCGAACTCGCCGAGCATCTCGACGTGCCACGGTCAACACTCACCTACCGACTCCGTCGGGCGGAAGAACATTTGGCGAAGCAACATGTCGCCGGCGAGCGGGTAGCGGAAGAACGGCTGGCATCGCACTGA
- a CDS encoding heavy metal translocating P-type ATPase, with amino-acid sequence MTENPDAAGETSGGGQRRELTARLAVPEMDCPSCAQKVDKSLQRVDGITDATLQPTTGTANVTYDPDRTSEADVIKAIEGAGYEVVGGSDAEGDDEDNQATDGVDIAPPSEVWTSPRAKKTWLGAAFVTLGLLFEFLLTGQNVTVASVLEYPLHIADVLFLGAVAASGIPVVRSGYYSAKNRSLDIDLLMGTAIIAATGIGYFVEAATLAVLFSIAELLEDYAMDRARDSLRELMELSPDEATVLRDGEEVTVPAEEVDVGETVVVRPGDKIPLDGTVIDGESAVDQSPITGESVPVDKTAGDEVYAGAINEEGYLEVEVTSTAGDSTLSRIIEMVQGAQAKKTESEQFVDRFSGYYTPLVVVLAILTAAIPPLVIADPISVDVAGYGFTFAGDWQTWFIRGLTLLVIACPCAFVISTPVSVVSGITSAAKNGVLIKGGNYLEAMGEVDAVALDKTGTLTKGELAVTDVVPVGDTTEDDLLRRAAGLERRSEHPIAAAILARAEEAGVGDLPDPSGFESLTGKGIRGEIDGETYYAGKPALFEELGFDLARARRETDGGVVAEEATEADDGAFAEDALTSLEREGKTVVIVGTESELLGAIAIADEVRPASKRAVERLHELGVERVVMLTGDNEGTARAIAEQVGVDEYRAELLPDEKVDAVEELQAEYGEVAMVGDGINDAPALATAEVGIAMGAAGTDTALETADIALMGDDIGKLPYLYDLSHTANGVIRQNIWASLGVKLLLALGVPLGLVSVALAVVVGDMGMSLGVTGNAMRLSRIEPDRIIDA; translated from the coding sequence ATGACAGAGAATCCGGACGCAGCAGGAGAAACGAGCGGCGGCGGACAGCGACGTGAGCTGACCGCCCGCCTCGCCGTTCCCGAGATGGACTGTCCCTCTTGCGCCCAAAAGGTGGACAAGAGCCTCCAGCGTGTCGACGGCATTACTGACGCCACGCTCCAGCCGACCACCGGCACGGCCAACGTCACGTACGACCCTGATCGGACTAGCGAAGCCGACGTAATCAAGGCGATTGAAGGCGCCGGCTACGAGGTCGTCGGGGGCTCGGACGCTGAGGGCGATGATGAGGACAACCAGGCGACCGACGGCGTCGACATCGCGCCACCATCGGAGGTCTGGACGAGTCCTCGCGCGAAGAAGACGTGGCTCGGCGCGGCGTTCGTCACGCTCGGCCTCCTCTTCGAATTCCTCCTCACCGGACAGAACGTCACGGTGGCGAGCGTCCTCGAGTACCCGCTCCACATCGCAGATGTCCTGTTCCTCGGCGCCGTCGCCGCCAGCGGCATCCCCGTCGTCCGTAGCGGGTACTACTCCGCGAAGAACCGAAGCCTCGACATCGACCTGCTGATGGGGACGGCGATCATCGCGGCGACCGGTATCGGCTACTTCGTCGAGGCCGCCACGCTGGCCGTCCTATTCAGCATCGCCGAGCTGCTCGAGGACTACGCGATGGACAGGGCACGGGACTCCCTGCGCGAGCTGATGGAACTCTCGCCCGACGAGGCGACCGTCCTTCGCGATGGTGAGGAAGTGACCGTTCCCGCCGAGGAGGTCGACGTTGGCGAGACCGTCGTCGTCCGCCCCGGCGACAAGATTCCGCTCGACGGAACGGTCATCGACGGCGAGAGTGCAGTCGACCAGTCGCCGATCACGGGCGAGAGCGTCCCCGTCGACAAGACTGCCGGCGACGAGGTCTACGCCGGCGCGATCAACGAAGAGGGGTACCTCGAGGTAGAGGTCACCTCGACCGCTGGCGATTCGACGCTCTCGCGCATCATCGAGATGGTACAGGGCGCACAGGCGAAGAAGACCGAGTCTGAGCAGTTCGTCGACCGCTTCTCCGGCTACTACACACCCCTCGTCGTCGTGCTGGCAATCCTGACCGCCGCTATCCCGCCGCTGGTTATCGCCGACCCCATCTCGGTGGACGTGGCCGGGTACGGGTTCACTTTCGCCGGCGACTGGCAGACCTGGTTCATCCGCGGGCTCACCCTGCTGGTAATCGCCTGCCCCTGTGCGTTCGTCATCTCCACACCCGTCTCGGTGGTGTCGGGCATCACCAGCGCCGCGAAGAACGGCGTCCTGATCAAGGGCGGCAACTACCTCGAAGCGATGGGCGAAGTCGATGCCGTCGCGCTCGACAAGACGGGGACGCTCACGAAGGGCGAACTCGCCGTCACCGATGTCGTCCCGGTCGGCGACACCACTGAGGATGATCTGCTCCGTCGCGCCGCCGGGCTGGAGCGGCGCAGTGAGCACCCCATCGCTGCGGCGATTCTCGCCCGTGCTGAGGAGGCGGGCGTGGGCGACCTGCCCGACCCGAGTGGCTTCGAGAGCCTCACGGGGAAGGGCATCCGGGGCGAGATCGACGGCGAGACGTACTATGCGGGCAAGCCCGCGCTCTTCGAGGAGCTGGGCTTCGACCTCGCTCGAGCACGCCGCGAGACAGACGGCGGCGTCGTGGCGGAAGAGGCGACCGAGGCCGACGACGGGGCGTTCGCCGAGGACGCGCTCACCTCACTGGAGCGGGAGGGCAAGACGGTCGTTATCGTCGGGACGGAGTCGGAACTGCTGGGTGCAATCGCCATCGCCGACGAGGTGCGCCCGGCCTCGAAGCGGGCTGTCGAACGCCTGCACGAGCTGGGCGTCGAGCGCGTGGTGATGCTGACCGGGGACAACGAGGGCACCGCCCGCGCCATCGCCGAGCAGGTCGGTGTCGATGAATATCGCGCCGAACTCCTACCCGACGAGAAGGTCGACGCAGTCGAGGAGTTACAGGCGGAGTACGGGGAGGTCGCGATGGTCGGCGACGGCATCAATGACGCCCCCGCGCTGGCCACTGCGGAGGTCGGCATCGCGATGGGCGCGGCGGGCACCGACACCGCCCTCGAAACGGCTGATATTGCGTTGATGGGCGACGACATCGGGAAACTCCCGTACCTGTACGACCTGTCGCATACGGCCAACGGCGTGATCCGGCAGAACATCTGGGCGAGCCTCGGCGTGAAGCTTCTGCTCGCGTTAGGCGTGCCGCTGGGCCTGGTCAGCGTTGCGCTGGCAGTCGTTGTCGGAGATATGGGGATGAGCCTCGGCGTCACCGGGAACGCGATGCGGTTGTCACGAATCGAGCCCGATCGAATCATCGACGCCTGA
- a CDS encoding DUF7568 family protein, with translation MSRITNWKRESRSPTLAYRNTETGARAVLHRAPDSYRYKWRGVILVDGYPVWSRGYETKDAKSFRNELRERPAPELSCPECPNSDVAIGGKTADGAKVQRWFECRSCGYEASSRIVYGAER, from the coding sequence ATGTCCCGGATCACAAATTGGAAGCGCGAGAGTCGGTCGCCCACACTCGCATACCGGAACACCGAGACCGGAGCTCGGGCAGTCTTACACCGAGCACCGGACTCGTACCGCTACAAGTGGCGTGGCGTAATCCTCGTCGACGGCTACCCAGTGTGGTCGCGGGGGTACGAGACGAAAGACGCGAAATCGTTCCGTAACGAGCTCCGGGAACGGCCAGCGCCCGAACTGAGTTGTCCCGAGTGTCCGAACAGCGATGTGGCAATCGGCGGAAAAACGGCTGACGGCGCGAAGGTTCAGCGTTGGTTCGAGTGTCGGAGCTGTGGGTACGAAGCATCCTCGAGAATCGTGTACGGCGCCGAGCGCTGA
- a CDS encoding DUF7567 family protein, with amino-acid sequence MSLEVIDRHSEALFECLWCPVCGHEVFSHIPFEGVFCKNCNTQVELQESRETRGYEEAVLACFDTHSTWNLHVDEKLRRDLPDGSARVKILGAPGAYEVDWWSPRPGENWKPVERGEFDDVEEPNEVSHLA; translated from the coding sequence ATGAGTCTGGAAGTCATCGACCGCCACAGCGAAGCACTGTTCGAGTGCCTCTGGTGTCCCGTCTGCGGACACGAGGTATTCAGTCACATTCCCTTCGAAGGTGTGTTCTGCAAGAACTGCAACACACAGGTCGAACTCCAAGAATCCCGAGAGACACGTGGATACGAGGAGGCCGTCCTCGCCTGCTTCGACACCCACTCAACGTGGAACCTCCACGTCGACGAGAAGCTCCGTCGCGACCTACCCGATGGGTCGGCACGGGTGAAGATCCTCGGCGCACCGGGTGCCTACGAGGTCGACTGGTGGAGTCCAAGACCTGGAGAGAACTGGAAGCCGGTCGAGCGTGGCGAATTCGACGATGTCGAGGAACCAAACGAGGTGTCACATCTGGCTTAG
- a CDS encoding amphi-Trp domain-containing protein — protein sequence MPEEVLFKSESTQTRGEIASYLRSVAEKLEQEGSITLKAGSESVTMDPPTQPTFEVKAEREGPANGPGELSIEFELEWDENSETGEEETGNLEIE from the coding sequence ATGCCCGAAGAAGTGCTATTCAAATCTGAGAGTACCCAGACTCGAGGGGAAATCGCGTCGTACCTCCGGAGCGTCGCCGAAAAGCTCGAACAAGAAGGTTCGATCACCCTGAAGGCAGGGTCAGAGTCCGTCACGATGGATCCACCAACGCAGCCGACATTCGAAGTCAAGGCCGAACGCGAAGGGCCCGCTAACGGCCCTGGAGAGTTGAGCATCGAGTTCGAACTCGAGTGGGACGAGAACAGTGAAACCGGTGAAGAAGAAACGGGGAACCTCGAAATCGAGTGA
- a CDS encoding winged helix DNA-binding protein — MLTRAGLAVIDALSTGRDATAADLETDTEYSQAHLYDVLDELVEAGLLDERRGPNNQRRVHLADHPVVEAYRTLQSELSHVEWPDLLSAATLRVCWYLDEPRRVAEIAERLDITRQGVHKALSPLKHRAMLSPSGPEYALSADLSPLLAFARAVVQHEHRSRVRTLAPSATVEWCDPKRALVHMQTAADTEALEAAPDWQLTGLARFAEYGLQFFLAGEPAFWYAPDEELTPADVVCHTLVRDRGSRRVSYAMLLIEELDIDQETLTETARWYELESAVAAMYRSLQGESDASAESPVIIPSEAEFMALKEQYGVS, encoded by the coding sequence ATGCTCACCAGAGCCGGACTCGCTGTCATCGATGCGTTGAGTACCGGCCGGGACGCGACGGCGGCTGACCTCGAGACGGACACCGAGTATTCGCAGGCACATCTGTACGACGTCCTCGATGAATTGGTCGAAGCGGGGCTGCTCGACGAACGCCGTGGGCCCAACAACCAGCGGCGGGTCCACCTCGCCGACCACCCGGTCGTCGAAGCGTACCGGACCCTGCAGTCGGAGCTCAGTCACGTCGAGTGGCCCGACCTCCTCTCGGCAGCCACACTCCGGGTGTGCTGGTATCTTGACGAGCCGCGCCGGGTGGCCGAGATCGCCGAGCGACTCGACATTACGCGACAGGGCGTCCACAAGGCGCTGTCACCGCTCAAGCATCGCGCGATGCTGTCCCCATCCGGCCCGGAGTACGCGTTGAGTGCGGACCTCTCGCCGCTGCTGGCGTTCGCCCGTGCCGTCGTGCAACACGAGCACCGGTCGCGAGTCCGGACACTCGCGCCGAGTGCGACCGTCGAGTGGTGTGATCCAAAGCGAGCACTCGTCCACATGCAGACAGCCGCGGATACGGAGGCACTCGAGGCCGCCCCCGACTGGCAACTGACTGGGCTCGCCCGGTTTGCAGAGTACGGCCTGCAGTTTTTCCTCGCGGGCGAACCCGCGTTCTGGTATGCCCCGGACGAGGAACTCACACCTGCCGACGTGGTGTGCCACACGCTCGTCCGCGATCGCGGGTCCCGCCGCGTCAGCTATGCGATGCTCCTCATCGAGGAGTTGGACATCGACCAGGAGACGCTCACGGAGACGGCGCGGTGGTACGAGTTGGAATCCGCAGTCGCTGCGATGTATCGGTCACTCCAGGGCGAGTCCGACGCCTCGGCGGAGTCTCCTGTCATCATCCCGAGTGAAGCAGAATTCATGGCGCTCAAAGAGCAGTACGGGGTCTCATGA
- a CDS encoding IS5 family transposase, which produces MEALPKSRLLRFVEQAIHLARRAVARYSSKFSKRRYTLHQHIVLLCLKVRKNTTYRTLLDELIEMPRIRSAIGLEELPSPSTLCKAFNGLDMAVWRVLLNLSVTLLPTNGVVGIDASGFDRSHASKHYTKRTKLTIQQLKVTLLVDTRANAIIDLHVTTTRKHDSQIAPSLIKRNIGDVAVLLGDKGYDDQKVRALAHEEDVRPLIKHREFSSLQKAWNARLDADLYGQRSQNETVNSRLKRKYGAFIRSRRWWKQFREITLVCLVHNLDKALAS; this is translated from the coding sequence ATGGAAGCCCTCCCGAAGTCGCGGTTACTCAGGTTCGTTGAGCAAGCGATACACTTGGCTCGGCGAGCCGTCGCTCGTTACTCCTCGAAATTCTCGAAACGGCGGTACACACTTCATCAGCACATCGTCTTGCTCTGTCTCAAAGTTCGGAAAAATACGACGTACCGAACGCTTCTCGACGAACTCATCGAGATGCCCCGGATTCGAAGCGCCATCGGCCTTGAGGAACTCCCGTCTCCCTCGACGCTGTGTAAAGCGTTCAACGGGCTTGATATGGCGGTTTGGCGCGTTCTTCTCAACCTCTCAGTCACACTTCTCCCGACTAACGGTGTCGTCGGCATCGACGCCTCCGGCTTTGACCGCAGTCACGCCTCGAAGCACTACACGAAACGAACGAAGCTGACGATTCAGCAATTGAAAGTTACACTTCTCGTGGACACGAGAGCGAATGCTATCATCGACTTACACGTGACAACGACACGAAAACACGACTCCCAGATAGCGCCGTCGCTTATCAAGCGGAATATTGGTGATGTCGCGGTTCTGCTCGGTGACAAGGGATACGACGACCAGAAGGTTCGTGCATTAGCTCACGAGGAGGACGTTCGTCCGCTCATCAAACACAGAGAGTTTTCGTCGCTCCAGAAGGCGTGGAATGCTCGACTGGACGCCGACCTCTACGGTCAACGTAGTCAGAACGAGACAGTAAACTCCCGCCTCAAACGAAAGTACGGGGCGTTCATCCGCTCACGGCGGTGGTGGAAGCAGTTTCGTGAGATTACTCTCGTCTGCTTGGTTCACAACCTCGACAAGGCCCTCGCATCATAG
- a CDS encoding DUF63 family protein, whose translation MSTVTRRVGSALPATGTREWWVLYLLAPVVLVGAALLAFPTLVYDRFVWQYLWGPVVADAAGQPVTHEGIRAVRGYNAVNTVTYLAAVVYSLPGLRAYLDSLDVTYDARLAYGFAPIIVAGGAMRALEDIGLLGDYAVLFITPSIYFVVTAVTVLSLGVGALARNRNIGSIPSIVGLVGSVEILRELQVRLVV comes from the coding sequence GTGAGCACCGTCACTCGCCGCGTCGGATCCGCCCTCCCCGCCACTGGAACTCGGGAGTGGTGGGTCCTGTATCTGCTCGCCCCGGTCGTCCTCGTCGGTGCAGCACTCCTCGCATTCCCGACGCTCGTCTACGACCGATTCGTCTGGCAGTATCTCTGGGGCCCGGTCGTCGCTGACGCTGCCGGCCAGCCAGTCACGCACGAGGGAATACGGGCCGTCCGCGGATACAACGCCGTGAACACGGTGACGTACCTCGCGGCCGTCGTGTACAGTCTCCCCGGGCTCCGAGCGTATCTCGACTCCCTCGATGTCACGTACGACGCTCGACTCGCGTACGGGTTCGCGCCAATCATCGTTGCTGGCGGAGCGATGCGCGCCCTCGAGGATATCGGCCTGCTCGGTGACTACGCCGTGCTGTTCATCACGCCGTCGATCTACTTCGTCGTCACCGCCGTCACCGTCCTCTCACTCGGCGTCGGCGCACTCGCGCGTAACCGGAATATCGGGTCCATCCCGTCGATAGTCGGTCTCGTTGGCTCTGTTGAAATCCTCAGAGAGTTACAGGTTCGCCTCGTAGTCTGA
- a CDS encoding DUF7123 family protein — protein sequence MSSISRRTVHAYLVETADTEPTYLRARDIASDLDGSPKAVAQYLSQLQDDLTDVSLEQWGRSKSTTWRLEVSES from the coding sequence ATGTCCTCTATTTCCCGCCGCACGGTGCACGCGTACCTCGTCGAGACGGCCGATACTGAGCCCACGTACCTTCGGGCTCGGGATATCGCCAGCGACCTCGACGGATCGCCGAAAGCCGTCGCACAGTATCTGAGCCAGCTCCAGGACGACCTCACCGACGTGTCGCTCGAACAGTGGGGACGCTCGAAAAGCACGACGTGGCGACTGGAGGTGAGCGAGTCGTGA